In Lacibacter sp. H375, one DNA window encodes the following:
- a CDS encoding DUF5703 domain-containing protein, producing MKIFILFLFSLYVASLSAQQNYDVVWNTQSNNASASMPCGAGDIGMNVWVEKGELFIYVARSGNFDENNALMKTGRIRVKLFPNPFNSTSFRQQLHLREGYVTVEGESNGTKAIVKIWADVFKPVAHIEISSNKKINIEATYESWRYRDRIITTRENWGNSWKWGAPKNNVYKKDVIDFNGNNVLFYHHNSSETIFDVVVKQQGMESVKQQLYNPIKQLAFGGSFSGKNFVAAGTDTGTYAQTDFKAWKLKSRSVAKQHALQLTLHNSQVENIDSWKQSLDSLQQKAKADKTAFQKTQQWWKQFWSRSFIEVDPDKKENRSWEVGRNYQLFRYMLACNAKGAWPTKFNGGLLTVDPIYTDTINKGLTPDYRNWGGGLHTAQNQRLVYFPMIKAGDWDLLQPQLNFYLRLQRNAVLRSMVYWDHIGACFTEQMENFGLPNYAEYGTKRPAYFDKGVEYNAWLEYEWDTVFEFCLMMIQEAEYTGKDISNKIPFIISCLEFFEVHYQWLAKQRGAKALDGNGQLILFPGSAAETFKMANNSTTTVAAMQTIIKQILSTKTSNLTAEQKQYVESLLKRVPSLSYQQYNGRTTIAPAKTWERINNTESPQLYPVFPWGIFGVGKPGLDTALNTWHYDTSVIKFRSHIGWKQDNIWAARLGLTEEAWRLTSLKLQNSERRFPAFWGPGYDWVPDHNWGGSGMIGLQEMLLQTDGQRILLFPAWPKEKDVHFKLHAPSNTTVEAELKDGNLVKLIVLPEGRRKDVELFLK from the coding sequence ATGAAGATATTCATACTTTTTCTTTTTAGTCTATACGTTGCTTCGCTTTCTGCACAACAGAATTACGATGTTGTGTGGAATACACAAAGCAACAACGCATCTGCATCCATGCCCTGCGGCGCTGGTGATATTGGTATGAATGTATGGGTGGAGAAAGGAGAACTATTTATCTATGTTGCACGTAGTGGCAACTTTGATGAGAACAATGCGTTGATGAAAACGGGAAGGATCAGAGTAAAATTATTTCCAAATCCATTCAACAGCACTTCATTTAGACAACAACTTCATCTTCGGGAAGGATACGTTACTGTTGAAGGTGAAAGTAATGGTACTAAAGCGATAGTAAAAATATGGGCAGATGTTTTCAAACCTGTTGCACATATTGAGATCAGCAGTAATAAAAAAATAAATATAGAAGCTACTTACGAAAGCTGGCGTTATCGTGATCGTATCATCACTACAAGAGAAAACTGGGGCAATTCGTGGAAATGGGGAGCGCCTAAGAACAACGTTTACAAAAAAGATGTGATCGATTTCAACGGCAACAACGTATTGTTCTATCATCACAACAGCAGCGAAACCATTTTTGATGTAGTGGTGAAACAACAAGGAATGGAATCGGTGAAACAGCAGTTGTATAATCCAATCAAACAACTGGCATTTGGCGGTTCTTTCAGCGGAAAGAATTTTGTTGCAGCAGGAACTGATACTGGCACTTATGCCCAAACAGATTTCAAAGCGTGGAAATTAAAAAGCAGATCAGTAGCAAAGCAACATGCATTGCAGCTTACGTTGCATAATTCGCAAGTAGAAAATATTGATTCATGGAAACAATCACTCGATTCATTGCAGCAAAAAGCAAAAGCTGATAAAACTGCTTTTCAAAAAACACAACAATGGTGGAAGCAATTCTGGAGCAGAAGTTTTATTGAAGTTGATCCAGACAAAAAGGAAAATCGTTCATGGGAAGTTGGCCGCAACTATCAACTCTTTCGATATATGCTCGCCTGCAATGCAAAAGGAGCTTGGCCAACCAAATTCAATGGTGGATTGTTAACCGTTGATCCTATCTATACCGATACCATCAACAAAGGATTGACTCCTGATTATCGAAATTGGGGTGGCGGATTACACACAGCACAGAACCAGCGACTGGTTTATTTCCCGATGATCAAAGCTGGAGATTGGGATCTGCTGCAACCACAACTCAACTTTTATCTTCGTTTGCAAAGGAATGCGGTTCTGCGAAGCATGGTTTATTGGGATCACATTGGTGCCTGCTTTACCGAACAGATGGAAAACTTTGGTCTACCCAATTATGCAGAATATGGCACGAAACGTCCTGCTTATTTTGATAAAGGCGTTGAGTACAATGCATGGCTCGAATACGAATGGGATACCGTATTTGAATTTTGTTTGATGATGATACAGGAAGCTGAATACACTGGAAAGGATATCAGCAATAAAATTCCGTTCATTATTAGTTGCCTGGAATTCTTTGAAGTACATTACCAATGGCTTGCGAAACAAAGGGGAGCAAAAGCGTTGGATGGAAATGGTCAACTGATATTATTCCCAGGCAGTGCTGCAGAAACATTCAAGATGGCGAACAATTCGACAACAACAGTTGCCGCCATGCAAACTATCATCAAACAAATACTTTCAACAAAAACTTCAAATCTTACAGCAGAACAAAAACAATATGTTGAATCATTATTGAAACGTGTTCCATCATTAAGTTATCAGCAATACAACGGGCGCACAACCATAGCTCCTGCAAAAACATGGGAACGCATTAACAATACTGAATCACCACAGTTATATCCTGTATTTCCTTGGGGGATATTTGGAGTTGGTAAACCTGGCTTAGATACTGCATTAAATACCTGGCACTACGACACATCAGTGATCAAATTCCGCAGTCATATTGGTTGGAAGCAGGATAATATCTGGGCTGCACGGTTAGGGCTAACCGAAGAAGCATGGCGGTTAACTTCTCTCAAATTGCAAAACAGCGAACGACGTTTTCCTGCTTTCTGGGGACCGGGTTATGATTGGGTGCCCGATCATAACTGGGGCGGTAGCGGCATGATCGGTTTGCAGGAAATGTTATTGCAGACAGATGGTCAACGCATCTTACTTTTTCCTGCATGGCCAAAAGAAAAAGATGTACACTTTAAATTACATGCACCATCTAATACTACTGTTGAAGCAGAGTTGAAAGATGGAAATCTTGTAAAGTTGATTGTGTTGCCGGAGGGACGGAGGAAAGATGTGGAGTTATTTTTAAAATAG
- a CDS encoding sialate O-acetylesterase produces MIKNILRFAFVFAAIVLLQSLANATIKLPYFFSDNMVLQQQTDAAIWGWAKAGSTVKVNTSWNKASYNTKADAIGKWKVKVKTIQAGGPYTITISDGETVTLKNVLLGEVWLCSGQSNMEMPMKGFRDQPILGANDAVFNSANDQIRLYTVPRSVQRTPQDTTKASPWKLAEPEAVNNFSATAYYFGKMLYEKLKVPIGLVNISYGGSPVEAFMDAETLKQFPELKVPSPTDTARLNNRTPTVLYNGMLKAFLGYNIKGCLWYQGESNNDRPEQYETLFPAFVKQIREESGLGDFPFYYCQIAPYNYNNYAAVNVVNNNSAYLRDAQRKALAKIPNSGMAVLMDIGEEFGIHPMDKLTGSKRLAYMALAKTYGLKGFGYESPAYESMTVSGNTVTIKFSGAPNGLTAYGKTLSLFEVAGANKVFRPAKALISGGTIVVSAPDVKDPVAVRYAFKDFVVGDLFSTEGFPVSSFRSDDW; encoded by the coding sequence ATGATAAAAAATATCCTTCGTTTTGCCTTTGTTTTTGCAGCAATAGTATTGTTGCAATCCCTCGCTAATGCCACTATTAAACTTCCTTATTTCTTTAGCGATAACATGGTTTTACAGCAACAAACCGATGCAGCTATATGGGGTTGGGCAAAAGCAGGAAGTACAGTAAAAGTGAACACTTCGTGGAATAAAGCCAGCTATAATACAAAGGCAGATGCCATTGGAAAATGGAAAGTAAAAGTAAAAACGATCCAGGCCGGCGGACCATATACTATTACCATCAGTGATGGCGAAACTGTTACATTGAAGAATGTATTACTAGGTGAAGTGTGGTTATGCAGCGGACAGAGTAATATGGAAATGCCAATGAAAGGTTTCAGAGATCAGCCGATACTCGGAGCTAATGATGCTGTTTTTAATTCAGCAAATGATCAGATTCGTTTGTATACTGTACCCCGCTCGGTACAACGCACTCCACAGGATACAACAAAAGCTTCTCCCTGGAAATTGGCAGAACCTGAAGCGGTGAACAACTTCAGTGCGACTGCTTATTATTTTGGAAAGATGCTTTATGAAAAATTAAAAGTGCCAATTGGCTTGGTCAACATCAGCTATGGCGGATCACCGGTTGAAGCGTTTATGGATGCCGAAACATTAAAACAATTTCCGGAATTAAAAGTTCCTTCACCTACAGATACAGCCAGATTAAACAACCGTACGCCAACTGTTTTATATAATGGTATGCTGAAAGCTTTTCTTGGTTATAACATTAAAGGTTGTCTTTGGTACCAGGGCGAAAGCAATAATGATCGTCCGGAACAATACGAAACATTGTTCCCCGCATTTGTAAAACAAATTCGTGAAGAGAGTGGACTAGGCGATTTCCCTTTTTACTATTGCCAGATAGCACCCTATAACTATAATAATTATGCTGCAGTAAATGTGGTAAATAATAATTCTGCTTATTTACGGGATGCACAACGTAAAGCATTAGCAAAAATTCCGAACAGTGGCATGGCTGTGTTGATGGATATTGGCGAAGAGTTTGGCATTCACCCCATGGATAAATTAACCGGCAGCAAACGCCTGGCGTATATGGCATTGGCAAAAACCTATGGGCTGAAAGGTTTTGGTTACGAAAGCCCGGCTTATGAATCTATGACTGTAAGTGGGAATACAGTTACCATTAAATTCAGTGGCGCACCCAATGGTTTAACTGCTTATGGTAAAACATTATCGTTGTTTGAAGTGGCAGGTGCTAATAAAGTTTTCCGTCCCGCAAAAGCATTGATCAGCGGCGGAACGATTGTTGTTTCTGCACCTGATGTAAAAGATCCTGTTGCGGTGCGTTATGCCTTTAAAGATTTTGTCGTGGGTGATTTGTTTAGTACAGAAGGATTTCCGGTGAGCAGTTTCAGAAGTGATGATTGGTGA
- a CDS encoding AraC family transcriptional regulator → MKEIKENKEGSHKNIWYGLGRQRIEIPKTILKSRVLGNSLLKHLHVCSIGYYPKAKDHYTYRKKGLPENFLFYCVDGHGFFQIGKQRHEVGPNEFFILPQNVEHSYGSSADHPWTIYWIHFGGDSLPQFNEVQEVQKHFKPVYVKNNGDILPIFTKIYKTLELGYSIDNLLFANMCLSHFLTLFVYNLRHYAGTHTDKIDCVDSAILFMQEHINNNISLNDLSKQYNYSVSRFSNLFKQKTGYAPIDYFLQMKMQKACQQLDFSDRSIKDIAFSMGFDDPYYFSKRFRTIIGMSPKKYRTRRIDEAKADMQ, encoded by the coding sequence ATGAAGGAGATCAAGGAAAATAAAGAAGGCTCACATAAGAATATCTGGTACGGTCTCGGCCGTCAGCGTATTGAAATACCCAAAACCATTCTAAAGTCGAGGGTGCTGGGTAATTCCCTGCTTAAGCACCTACATGTTTGTTCTATTGGCTATTATCCCAAAGCAAAAGATCATTACACTTATAGGAAGAAAGGCTTGCCTGAAAACTTTTTGTTTTACTGTGTTGATGGGCATGGTTTTTTTCAAATCGGTAAACAGCGACATGAAGTGGGGCCAAATGAATTTTTTATTCTTCCGCAGAATGTGGAGCATTCTTACGGCAGCAGTGCCGATCATCCATGGACCATTTATTGGATCCATTTTGGGGGAGATTCATTGCCGCAGTTTAATGAGGTGCAGGAAGTGCAGAAACATTTCAAACCGGTATATGTAAAAAATAATGGCGACATACTTCCCATCTTCACCAAAATTTATAAAACACTTGAGTTAGGTTACAGTATCGATAACCTGTTGTTTGCAAACATGTGCTTGTCGCATTTTCTTACGTTGTTTGTTTACAACTTGAGACACTATGCAGGTACACATACCGATAAGATCGATTGCGTGGATAGTGCCATCCTCTTTATGCAGGAGCATATCAATAATAATATTTCACTGAACGATTTGAGCAAGCAATACAATTATTCTGTATCGAGATTTTCAAACCTGTTCAAACAAAAAACAGGTTATGCTCCGATTGATTATTTTTTGCAGATGAAAATGCAGAAGGCTTGTCAGCAATTAGATTTCAGTGATCGTTCCATTAAGGACATTGCATTTAGCATGGGCTTTGATGATCCGTATTATTTCTCCAAACGGTTCCGAACCATCATTGGCATGTCGCCCAAGAAATATCGTACAAGAAGGATTGATGAAGCAAAGGCAGATATGCAGTAG
- the recN gene encoding DNA repair protein RecN, translating to MKLSIQNFAIIDQLTVEFQQGLNIITGETGAGKSILLGALGLVLGNRADSTVLRSADKKCVVEAFFANPNQHIKEWLQQNEIDEEEELILRREISPNGKSRAFINDTPVNLTQLKELTSALVDLHLQFDTLELGEEDFQREVLDALADNTARVEQYRQQYVRYAKLQRELQQLKDQQLQQQKEQDYRQFLLDELEQASFKENELEDADQELKLLSNAENIATVLSESVQFLKEGEAPVVQQLKIVLQRLQQYKDMHADLSTISDRLQSAQIELSDIASELDHLQNSISIDEARIHQLNERLELGYKLQKKHGLHSTNELLSLLEQLQQQQQSVADLGNSIAAKEKEAAAQQQQLNKEAAVIHEQRKKHIEPFARQVNELLSRVGMPNARLKVELTTTSLYHYGTDSINFLFDANKSNRFEPISKVASGGELSRLMLCIKSLVAEKISLSTMLFDEIDTGISGEAAKQVGILLKELADRQQVITITHLPQIAAKATAHYFVYKQEEKSVIKTKIRLLSKEEQIEAVAKMLSGEKPTDSSLVTAKEMVMG from the coding sequence ATGAAACTCTCCATACAAAACTTTGCCATTATTGATCAATTAACTGTTGAATTTCAACAGGGGTTAAATATTATTACCGGTGAAACAGGTGCCGGTAAATCCATTCTTTTAGGCGCTTTAGGATTAGTCTTGGGCAACCGGGCCGACAGCACCGTACTCCGAAGTGCTGATAAGAAATGCGTGGTGGAGGCTTTCTTTGCTAATCCAAATCAACACATAAAAGAGTGGTTGCAGCAAAACGAAATTGATGAAGAGGAAGAGTTGATCCTGCGTCGTGAGATTTCGCCAAATGGAAAATCAAGAGCGTTTATTAATGATACGCCGGTTAATCTTACACAACTAAAAGAACTAACCTCTGCACTTGTTGATCTTCATTTGCAGTTTGATACTTTGGAACTGGGTGAAGAAGATTTTCAACGTGAAGTATTGGATGCATTGGCAGATAACACTGCCCGTGTGGAGCAATACCGGCAGCAATATGTACGCTATGCAAAACTGCAGCGTGAGTTGCAGCAGTTAAAAGATCAACAACTGCAACAACAGAAAGAACAGGATTACCGACAATTTTTACTGGATGAATTAGAGCAAGCTTCTTTCAAAGAAAATGAACTGGAAGATGCTGACCAGGAATTAAAACTGTTAAGTAATGCCGAGAATATCGCAACTGTACTTTCAGAATCGGTACAGTTTTTAAAAGAAGGTGAAGCGCCTGTGGTGCAACAGTTGAAAATTGTATTACAACGTTTACAACAGTATAAAGACATGCATGCTGATCTTTCAACCATCAGCGACCGTTTACAATCGGCACAAATTGAGTTGAGCGATATAGCATCAGAACTTGATCATTTGCAAAACAGCATTAGTATTGATGAAGCAAGGATACATCAGTTGAATGAACGTTTAGAGCTGGGTTATAAGCTACAGAAAAAACATGGGCTGCATTCTACCAATGAGCTACTGAGTTTGCTTGAGCAACTGCAACAGCAACAACAATCAGTTGCTGATTTGGGGAACAGTATTGCAGCAAAAGAAAAAGAAGCAGCGGCACAACAGCAACAGTTAAATAAAGAAGCTGCTGTTATTCATGAACAGCGCAAAAAACATATTGAACCTTTTGCACGCCAGGTAAATGAATTGCTCAGTCGTGTGGGTATGCCCAATGCAAGACTGAAAGTTGAACTTACAACAACTTCACTTTATCATTATGGCACAGACAGTATCAACTTTTTGTTTGATGCGAATAAAAGTAACCGTTTTGAACCGATCAGTAAAGTTGCGAGTGGTGGTGAATTAAGTCGATTGATGCTTTGCATTAAATCACTGGTAGCGGAGAAGATTTCTTTATCAACCATGTTGTTTGATGAAATTGACACGGGCATTAGTGGTGAAGCTGCCAAACAAGTGGGTATTTTATTGAAGGAGTTAGCTGATCGTCAACAAGTGATCACCATTACACATCTTCCACAAATTGCTGCAAAAGCAACCGCTCATTACTTTGTGTACAAACAGGAAGAAAAATCGGTAATCAAAACAAAGATCCGTTTGCTGAGTAAAGAAGAGCAAATTGAAGCCGTTGCAAAAATGCTGAGCGGTGAAAAACCAACTGACTCATCGTTGGTTACAGCAAAAGAAATGGTGATGGGTTAA
- a CDS encoding SusC/RagA family TonB-linked outer membrane protein — protein sequence MNKRVILAANARNCILTVFTFLTSLGAMAQTDTASALKDSIVVVVTNGVKLQHEVNHVPLKYIQKQPVLSLQQMMKGNAAGVYVQEPSGEPGTEQNIFVRGISSPLLSKRELFDQQAAVFLNGIPLVQDNPFAYEIQKYDFNRIGPATNLLAAVNLDNIESIEVIKDPIVLAKLGPVATNGAIWITTKNAHSGYREISINSYYGFAQTPSVTPVNAAYENNFRKPFYDRFGTLADRLNYPPYLRDSTNVDYYGPANWIDNYYKNTPLYNVDLSLTGGSERANFRFFGGATKNASSADETAINRYTGSFFINAAPIKWLMVSSMITYNRMERTRNRNIRDRLAEQRYNPDLTNPLTPNKNLYSSYLNEFNKAIDDNISNVIQGYFALSANLNKFSYNGRIAFDYNEGIRDAFWPTTLLEKNNFVSNYFGYNQRVVISNTVSYKINVNKRQKLLLEAGQNFMADTYKYDYAYAYNGPNDFVKINVVNGDPNAADYLLPTAFRVYYFPGKMRSALASFSGNATYSFNDVLKLHAVVSRDGSSNMQPDNRWTTNFSGGAEWDIKKQFETKLKRINAFTLTASWARLGRLLSDDRFNAGAQYRVDMGWGNEPTLGSYVGMPGISRPYTSGWIGYGIPWAYSDQLNIGFRLTTLSSRLKLALDIYNRDDKQMLLPVPVPVEWGYTSAYKNGMHVRNNGVDLTVAADLLPAESNTVSWNFALNINYNNNKLIALPGGLQEVIIGNNKLEVGKRIDAFWVLLNNRAGSAYPPSALATSYRGVPFTAGDPRWVDVVNDDVINDDDKVLKGNYIPKVSGGFSNSIGFKSFTLDAQFYFAIGRKVLNQYASSRLNFINVEASNNINSVKEITFWEKKMDLSSYPMYNPWSAVVPYRLEQDLFLDDASFLKLRSLSLSYNLKTGKKKTFTSCVFYVTGTNLLTLTPFKGDDPELVNYNGIYTGYGLPLSRTFITGVRVGL from the coding sequence ATGAATAAGCGAGTGATTCTGGCTGCAAATGCCCGGAACTGTATACTTACTGTTTTTACTTTCCTTACTTCATTGGGCGCTATGGCCCAAACCGATACAGCTTCTGCTCTAAAAGACTCTATTGTTGTGGTGGTTACCAATGGAGTAAAGCTACAACACGAAGTAAATCATGTGCCGCTTAAATATATTCAGAAGCAACCGGTTCTGTCGCTGCAACAAATGATGAAAGGAAATGCTGCCGGTGTATATGTGCAGGAGCCCAGCGGTGAACCTGGAACTGAACAGAACATTTTTGTACGTGGTATTTCATCACCCCTTTTAAGTAAGCGTGAGTTATTCGATCAGCAGGCTGCTGTATTTCTCAATGGTATTCCACTTGTACAGGATAATCCCTTTGCATATGAAATACAGAAGTACGATTTCAACCGCATTGGCCCTGCTACCAATTTACTTGCTGCTGTTAATCTGGATAACATTGAATCGATTGAAGTAATAAAAGATCCCATTGTGCTTGCAAAGCTGGGGCCAGTTGCAACAAATGGTGCTATCTGGATCACTACAAAGAATGCTCATTCAGGTTACAGAGAAATTTCCATCAACAGTTATTATGGTTTTGCACAAACTCCTTCTGTTACACCTGTAAACGCAGCCTACGAAAATAATTTCCGTAAACCTTTTTACGACCGCTTTGGTACACTGGCCGACAGACTTAATTATCCTCCTTATTTACGTGATTCAACCAACGTGGATTATTACGGCCCTGCAAACTGGATTGATAACTATTATAAAAATACACCGCTGTACAATGTTGATCTGAGTTTAACCGGTGGATCGGAAAGAGCCAACTTCCGTTTTTTTGGTGGAGCCACAAAAAATGCATCAAGTGCTGATGAAACAGCCATCAACCGCTACACAGGTTCGTTCTTCATTAATGCAGCGCCAATTAAGTGGTTAATGGTATCGAGTATGATCACGTATAACCGCATGGAACGTACACGTAACCGTAACATACGTGACCGCTTGGCTGAACAACGTTATAATCCTGATCTAACAAATCCGCTAACGCCTAATAAAAATCTTTACAGTTCTTACCTCAATGAATTTAACAAGGCAATAGATGATAATATTTCAAACGTAATACAGGGATATTTTGCTCTATCAGCCAATCTCAACAAATTCAGTTATAACGGGCGCATTGCTTTCGATTATAACGAAGGTATCCGTGATGCATTCTGGCCAACTACATTATTAGAGAAGAACAATTTTGTATCGAATTATTTCGGTTACAATCAACGTGTGGTGATCAGCAACACGGTTTCTTATAAAATAAACGTGAACAAAAGGCAGAAGTTATTGCTTGAAGCCGGACAAAATTTTATGGCCGATACCTACAAGTATGATTATGCATATGCCTACAATGGCCCTAACGATTTCGTAAAAATCAATGTGGTAAATGGTGACCCTAATGCAGCTGATTATCTATTGCCAACTGCTTTCAGGGTGTATTATTTCCCTGGAAAAATGCGTTCGGCATTAGCATCTTTTTCAGGCAATGCTACTTATTCGTTTAATGATGTGTTGAAGTTGCATGCAGTAGTAAGCAGAGATGGTTCATCGAACATGCAACCCGATAACCGCTGGACCACTAATTTCTCAGGTGGTGCAGAATGGGATATCAAAAAACAATTTGAAACAAAACTGAAACGTATCAACGCATTTACTTTAACTGCTTCATGGGCACGTTTGGGTAGATTGTTGAGCGACGACAGGTTTAATGCAGGAGCACAATATCGTGTAGATATGGGTTGGGGTAATGAGCCAACACTTGGTTCTTATGTGGGCATGCCCGGTATTTCAAGACCATATACCAGTGGATGGATCGGCTATGGTATTCCATGGGCTTACAGCGATCAGTTGAATATTGGTTTTCGTTTAACAACACTCAGCAGCCGTTTAAAACTTGCACTTGATATTTATAACAGGGATGATAAGCAAATGTTGCTGCCGGTTCCGGTTCCTGTTGAATGGGGTTATACCAGTGCCTATAAAAATGGTATGCATGTTCGCAACAATGGAGTTGATCTTACGGTAGCTGCTGATCTGTTACCTGCTGAATCAAATACAGTCAGCTGGAATTTCGCACTCAACATTAACTACAATAACAATAAACTCATTGCATTACCCGGCGGTTTGCAGGAAGTGATTATTGGTAATAATAAACTCGAAGTAGGAAAACGTATTGATGCCTTTTGGGTATTGTTAAACAATAGGGCTGGGTCAGCTTATCCGCCATCAGCATTGGCAACGAGCTACAGAGGCGTTCCTTTTACTGCTGGTGATCCACGTTGGGTTGATGTTGTTAATGATGATGTAATTAACGATGATGACAAAGTATTAAAGGGCAATTACATTCCCAAAGTAAGCGGTGGTTTCAGTAACTCTATCGGGTTTAAATCCTTTACACTTGATGCACAGTTTTATTTCGCAATTGGCCGCAAAGTATTAAACCAGTATGCATCATCACGTCTCAATTTTATAAATGTTGAAGCAAGTAACAACATCAACTCAGTAAAAGAAATTACGTTCTGGGAAAAGAAAATGGATCTGTCATCATATCCCATGTACAATCCCTGGAGTGCCGTTGTTCCTTACCGTCTTGAGCAGGATCTGTTTCTCGATGATGCATCATTCCTGAAACTTCGTTCGCTTTCACTCAGCTATAATTTGAAAACAGGTAAAAAGAAAACATTCACCAGTTGTGTGTTTTATGTAACAGGCACAAACCTGTTAACACTTACGCCATTCAAAGGTGATGATCCGGAGCTTGTGAATTACAACGGTATTTATACAGGCTATGGCTTGCCGCTTTCACGCACATTCATTACCGGTGTTAGAGTAGGATTATAA
- a CDS encoding RagB/SusD family nutrient uptake outer membrane protein gives MKNTSVTRNKVISIGKKLVLATGLVLFMGACNKQLDIQSSRQADEKGHWDSYEDARSGLIGLYGLLRAAVADNNAHWMWGELRNGDFQSVYRPDLKAVIEGNLNASFPTIEAVTNWRRFYAVINASNLFIERVAGCKADQRYTESYYKLDVAQARAIRAFTYFYMARIWGDVPLIINTKEGSFDELPRTSQATVLSFAEQELIAVAPNLPFLYSGIDPAQIFPNNYYGYNSSQWLNAPITRLAAYAMLAHIAAWQGRYIDVAVYTEFVVNNATKSNLSLVTTTNLVTTLFNSGVNNNYNQLVGFSFNRNMGETTSEGHIEQLTLATTTLYPMSKQLPEIYVSKDSIAAAFPRSNGGTDQRFGVDPASVQQTIYTNYFENYSAAVPVFKKIRVVDGNVGNAGQFAVFNSSIVFTRLEEIKLLRAEALAVLGQTDASYQELNGIRSIRGLASISPAPSRDILTEVFAERRRELMGEGWRWYDLVRFNRLKRTNPAFNELIDKGGVYWPIAQEVLNRNSKITQNSYWQ, from the coding sequence ATGAAGAATACGTCAGTAACAAGAAACAAGGTGATAAGCATTGGAAAAAAACTGGTGCTTGCAACAGGGTTGGTGCTTTTCATGGGAGCTTGTAATAAACAACTGGACATTCAATCATCCCGCCAGGCAGATGAAAAAGGGCATTGGGATTCGTATGAAGATGCAAGAAGCGGGCTCATTGGTTTATATGGATTGCTGCGTGCAGCTGTTGCAGATAACAATGCGCATTGGATGTGGGGCGAATTAAGGAACGGCGATTTTCAATCAGTATATCGTCCCGATCTGAAAGCGGTGATCGAAGGAAACCTCAATGCATCGTTCCCGACAATTGAAGCTGTTACAAACTGGCGTCGTTTTTATGCAGTTATCAATGCAAGCAATTTGTTTATTGAACGTGTTGCAGGTTGTAAAGCCGATCAACGTTATACGGAATCGTATTATAAGCTTGATGTGGCTCAGGCAAGAGCCATCCGTGCATTCACTTATTTCTATATGGCAAGGATATGGGGTGATGTTCCGCTCATCATCAATACAAAAGAAGGAAGCTTCGATGAACTGCCACGCACAAGTCAGGCCACAGTTCTTTCTTTTGCAGAGCAGGAACTGATTGCTGTTGCACCTAATCTTCCTTTCCTGTATTCAGGTATTGATCCTGCACAGATATTTCCCAATAATTATTACGGCTATAATTCTTCACAATGGTTAAATGCACCTATAACAAGATTGGCTGCATATGCAATGCTGGCACATATTGCTGCATGGCAGGGCCGTTATATTGATGTAGCAGTTTACACAGAGTTTGTGGTGAACAATGCAACAAAAAGTAATCTTTCGCTGGTTACAACTACAAACCTTGTAACAACATTATTTAACAGCGGTGTAAATAATAACTACAACCAGCTTGTTGGTTTCAGCTTTAACCGCAATATGGGTGAAACAACTTCAGAAGGTCATATAGAGCAACTCACATTGGCAACAACAACGCTTTACCCAATGTCGAAACAGTTGCCAGAAATATATGTTTCAAAAGATTCTATTGCTGCAGCATTTCCACGTAGCAACGGTGGTACCGATCAACGCTTTGGTGTTGATCCTGCTTCTGTACAGCAAACAATTTATACCAATTACTTTGAAAACTATAGTGCAGCAGTTCCTGTGTTCAAGAAGATAAGAGTGGTGGATGGTAACGTGGGTAACGCAGGACAGTTTGCTGTATTCAATTCATCCATTGTATTTACACGCCTTGAAGAAATAAAATTATTGCGTGCGGAAGCGTTGGCTGTACTGGGACAAACAGATGCTTCTTACCAGGAGTTAAATGGTATCAGAAGTATCAGGGGGCTTGCATCCATTTCTCCGGCGCCATCAAGAGATATCTTAACAGAAGTGTTTGCAGAAAGAAGAAGAGAGTTAATGGGCGAAGGCTGGAGATGGTACGACCTCGTACGTTTTAACAGGTTAAAACGTACAAATCCTGCTTTTAATGAGCTGATCGATAAGGGTGGAGTTTATTGGCCGATAGCACAGGAAGTATTGAACAGGAATTCAAAGATCACGCAAAACAGTTATTGGCAATAA